Proteins encoded in a region of the Candidatus Korarchaeum sp. genome:
- a CDS encoding branched-chain amino acid ABC transporter permease: MRLRELILASIIIALLLILPILFMVLDLGFAAAALFLCVLYSIMSMAWNFLGGYAGQVSFGHAVFFGVGAYTTMVLLLYYEVTPWIGIPIGGLLAALTGLGLSFLFRLKSHWFSLSTLATVTIFLLLFQEFAPGRAAGLQVPIVPREKEFYYLRYAGAYYYIYLALAYLAVELLLMRYLVKRDIGYYLQAIREDEETAMSLGINPFKYKVLAMLVSSFFMGVAGGIYTVRFRFVDPYCVFDILLISIYPVIASLLGGMYTFWGPVIGSFVFVPIFEYVRSNIVTAFPRYYGLHFLVAGIILFFISLRVPRGIVGWLESKGYIRRG, encoded by the coding sequence TTGAGGTTGAGAGAGTTGATATTGGCGTCTATAATAATAGCTCTGCTCCTAATACTCCCTATCTTATTCATGGTACTGGATCTGGGGTTCGCTGCAGCCGCTCTCTTCCTCTGCGTCCTCTACTCGATAATGTCGATGGCCTGGAACTTCTTGGGTGGATACGCTGGTCAAGTGAGCTTCGGTCATGCCGTATTCTTCGGTGTGGGAGCTTACACCACGATGGTCCTCCTCCTATATTACGAAGTCACCCCTTGGATAGGGATACCTATAGGCGGATTATTAGCTGCCCTCACGGGCCTCGGTCTGAGCTTCCTATTCAGGCTGAAGAGCCACTGGTTCTCCCTCTCAACTCTAGCTACGGTGACGATCTTCCTGCTCCTCTTCCAGGAATTCGCACCTGGAAGGGCCGCGGGGCTCCAGGTACCTATAGTCCCGCGGGAGAAGGAGTTCTACTACCTAAGGTACGCTGGAGCTTATTATTACATCTACTTGGCCTTAGCTTATCTAGCCGTGGAGCTCCTCTTGATGAGATACCTCGTGAAGAGGGATATAGGATACTACTTGCAGGCGATAAGGGAGGATGAGGAGACAGCGATGTCCCTCGGGATAAACCCATTCAAATACAAAGTCCTAGCGATGTTAGTTAGCTCTTTCTTCATGGGGGTAGCTGGAGGGATATACACAGTTAGGTTCAGGTTCGTTGATCCATACTGCGTCTTCGATATCCTTTTGATCTCGATATACCCTGTCATAGCATCCCTCCTAGGTGGTATGTACACTTTCTGGGGCCCTGTCATCGGTTCCTTCGTATTCGTCCCGATATTCGAGTACGTGAGATCGAATATAGTCACGGCTTTCCCGAGGTACTACGGGCTCCACTTCCTCGTGGCCGGGATAATATTGTTCTTCATATCGTTGAGAGTCCCTAGGGGTATCGTGGGCTGGTTGGAGTCCAAGGGTTATATCAGGAGGGGATGA
- a CDS encoding branched-chain amino acid ABC transporter permease, with protein MVIELGSIIGAFVSGLVIGSIYALVSLGLAIIWGVMNVINFAQADFMALGAFIGFLLLESLGIDPLISLILIFGIVFSIGVLTQRVAIEPILKAPVLSQITTTFAILLIIRYGLEVFMGPYTRVVEVPYRDLFIRFGSISVSVPQLISLAVSLIVAFLLYLFMSRTFLGAALKATAQDMLAAQLHGIDIKYMYRLAFGLGVGISAIGGVLLSLFYPIYPEMGAFFCMIAFISVVLGGFGSIFGAYLGGIIIGLVETISALFISPSLKTLAAFVVFILILLFRPKGMFGR; from the coding sequence ATGGTAATTGAGTTAGGCTCTATTATCGGGGCCTTTGTCTCCGGCCTAGTCATAGGGAGCATTTACGCCCTAGTCTCCCTCGGGTTGGCTATAATATGGGGGGTTATGAACGTAATAAATTTCGCTCAAGCTGATTTCATGGCCCTTGGGGCATTCATAGGCTTCTTACTCCTTGAGTCCCTCGGTATAGATCCGCTCATCTCCCTGATCTTAATATTCGGTATCGTCTTCTCGATAGGAGTGCTAACCCAGAGGGTGGCGATAGAGCCCATACTGAAGGCGCCGGTGCTCAGCCAGATAACTACGACTTTCGCGATCCTCCTGATAATAAGGTACGGGCTCGAGGTCTTCATGGGACCCTACACTAGAGTAGTCGAAGTGCCTTACAGGGATCTATTCATAAGGTTCGGATCCATCTCAGTCTCTGTTCCCCAGCTAATATCACTAGCGGTCTCGCTTATAGTAGCTTTTCTACTGTACTTATTCATGAGCAGGACGTTCCTGGGGGCAGCGCTCAAAGCTACTGCTCAAGACATGCTAGCAGCACAGCTGCATGGGATAGACATTAAGTACATGTACAGACTAGCATTCGGATTGGGAGTCGGCATCTCCGCTATAGGAGGGGTCCTCCTATCTCTATTCTATCCAATATACCCTGAGATGGGTGCATTCTTCTGTATGATAGCTTTCATATCGGTCGTCCTCGGGGGTTTCGGGAGCATCTTCGGGGCTTACTTAGGCGGGATCATAATAGGGCTCGTAGAGACGATAAGCGCCCTATTCATATCCCCCTCCCTCAAGACACTAGCTGCTTTCGTAGTATTCATCCTGATACTCCTCTTCAGGCCCAAGGGGATGTTCGGGAGGTGA
- a CDS encoding ABC transporter substrate-binding protein, which produces MALSRGALYGIIIVVVILAIAAAYFLTLPPAPAPTTPVATPTATTPTVTTPTVTTPTATTPVVKEVKIGVILPLSGRLAETGADLKRGVEFAVEKINAAGGIKNLGGAKLVVVWGDSAGDPATGAAEAERLIKEEKVVALMGAYQSAVTKTASEVAESYNVPFLNPDSTSPALTERGYKWFFRTTAHDRLFATQHVEFINYLNKTYGGLKTVAIINEDTEWGASTAKVWKELFSAAGYKIVAEVSYHAATVTSLDSEVEKLKAANPDVLLIAAYTNDGILLVRTMKAKNFAPKVALAQDAGFIDPAYVKQIGKDGYYFFSREVFNWDLLEKIPELKKVNDEYSAKYGVSLNGNSARDYTGTWVLYWAIEEAAKVASPTDLEAFRKAIRDALAKMEVSPDKIIMPWAGIKFDEKGQNVLARGIIVQMSPDDGKYHTVYPIEVATKPIIFPFPSWEKR; this is translated from the coding sequence ATGGCCCTGAGTAGAGGAGCCCTTTATGGAATTATCATAGTCGTGGTGATATTGGCCATAGCGGCTGCTTACTTCCTCACACTGCCTCCCGCACCCGCCCCTACGACACCGGTAGCCACGCCGACAGCTACGACACCTACAGTCACAACGCCCACTGTCACAACACCTACTGCTACGACGCCAGTTGTGAAAGAAGTCAAGATAGGAGTCATATTACCTCTCTCTGGAAGGCTCGCTGAGACGGGAGCAGATCTAAAGAGGGGAGTTGAGTTCGCTGTTGAGAAGATAAATGCTGCTGGCGGGATAAAGAACTTAGGAGGGGCTAAGCTCGTGGTAGTATGGGGAGATAGCGCCGGAGATCCTGCTACAGGAGCAGCAGAAGCTGAGAGGCTCATAAAGGAGGAGAAAGTCGTCGCATTGATGGGAGCTTATCAGAGCGCTGTAACTAAGACAGCTAGCGAGGTCGCAGAATCCTACAATGTTCCCTTCCTGAACCCCGATTCAACCTCCCCTGCCTTGACCGAGAGAGGGTATAAGTGGTTCTTCAGGACGACTGCTCACGATAGGCTCTTCGCTACCCAGCATGTCGAGTTCATAAACTACTTGAACAAGACTTACGGGGGACTCAAGACAGTTGCTATAATAAATGAGGATACTGAATGGGGAGCGTCCACAGCTAAAGTATGGAAGGAGCTGTTCTCAGCAGCGGGATATAAGATAGTGGCTGAGGTCAGCTATCACGCTGCGACCGTGACCTCGCTGGATAGCGAAGTTGAGAAGCTCAAGGCAGCGAATCCCGACGTCCTGCTAATAGCTGCATATACTAATGACGGGATCCTCTTAGTTAGGACTATGAAAGCCAAGAACTTCGCTCCTAAGGTCGCTCTCGCGCAGGACGCTGGCTTCATAGATCCTGCTTATGTCAAGCAGATAGGGAAGGACGGTTATTACTTCTTCAGCAGGGAGGTATTCAACTGGGACCTGCTGGAGAAGATACCCGAGCTGAAGAAAGTGAACGATGAGTATAGTGCAAAGTACGGGGTCAGCTTGAACGGGAACTCAGCTAGGGATTACACGGGGACTTGGGTCCTATACTGGGCTATCGAAGAGGCAGCGAAGGTGGCGAGCCCGACTGATTTAGAGGCCTTCAGGAAGGCTATAAGGGATGCATTAGCTAAGATGGAGGTATCCCCAGATAAGATAATAATGCCATGGGCCGGGATAAAATTCGATGAGAAGGGACAGAACGTACTCGCTAGGGGGATAATAGTTCAGATGAGCCCTGATGATGGAAAATACCATACAGTTTACCCGATCGAGGTGGCTACGAAGCCTATAATATTCCCATTCCCATCTTGGGAGAAGAGGTAA
- a CDS encoding rhomboid family intramembrane serine protease codes for MGLGIPVTMPEFRPKHRATISLIVINSIIYLATSYNNFFLSVSDYWVTIGGFSPSLLTHTDQWYRFLTSMFLHADIFHIFFNMYFLFFAGRAVEDALGSIRFTLLYLISGLAASIFHSAYSFIGGLTSYAIPAIGASGAISGVLGAYLLFYPGTSLVVCIPVFLFPLCFPMRASLYILFWFAMQVIYGFARIAGGVAVFAHAGGFLAGMALLPILANRRRIGLLRVITHATSIPFLRLPSSYYRGLSSTTKAVMSFLTIALILGGAYTVIAAPSVGRVKVATIQYTLDGTPYVDYVAFRPPDFESYRTTMALQETRVLLNRLAAANLLYDLKKASKTIEIRDQEVRTEHEISVGGRTVRVSVDNKIEYFRGSYGKDGILTQANGTLVTRVIYITQRNYYLSDPVRYEFLVNSMDVNVGLISRYTGLLSLLIAAIAQVTFLTRDWEFSIVAEE; via the coding sequence ATGGGGCTAGGCATACCCGTCACTATGCCCGAATTCAGGCCGAAGCATAGGGCTACGATCTCCCTGATAGTGATAAACTCTATAATATACCTAGCTACATCTTATAACAACTTCTTCCTCAGCGTTAGCGATTACTGGGTGACGATCGGAGGGTTCTCACCCTCACTCCTCACTCATACGGATCAATGGTACAGGTTCCTCACATCCATGTTCCTGCACGCCGATATCTTCCACATATTCTTCAACATGTACTTCCTCTTCTTCGCAGGTAGGGCCGTCGAGGATGCCTTAGGCTCGATTAGGTTCACCCTCCTCTACCTGATCTCGGGCCTAGCTGCATCGATCTTCCACTCAGCTTACTCATTCATAGGAGGGCTCACATCCTACGCTATACCTGCGATAGGGGCTTCTGGAGCTATAAGCGGAGTCTTGGGAGCTTATCTCTTGTTCTATCCCGGGACATCCTTAGTAGTCTGCATCCCAGTTTTCCTCTTCCCCCTCTGCTTCCCGATGAGGGCTTCCCTATACATACTCTTCTGGTTCGCGATGCAAGTTATATACGGCTTCGCTAGGATCGCTGGTGGAGTCGCTGTCTTCGCTCACGCAGGCGGATTCCTAGCAGGGATGGCTTTACTCCCCATACTCGCGAATAGGAGGAGGATAGGCCTCCTCAGGGTCATAACTCATGCTACATCGATACCCTTCCTCAGGCTCCCGTCTTCGTACTACAGGGGGTTGAGCTCGACGACTAAGGCTGTGATGAGCTTCCTAACTATAGCCTTGATACTGGGAGGGGCTTACACAGTAATAGCTGCACCAAGCGTCGGGAGGGTGAAAGTAGCGACGATACAATACACGCTGGATGGTACGCCTTACGTAGACTATGTAGCGTTCAGACCGCCTGATTTCGAATCCTACAGGACTACTATGGCCCTGCAGGAGACTAGGGTCCTCTTAAATAGGTTGGCTGCAGCGAACCTCCTTTATGATCTTAAGAAAGCCTCGAAGACCATAGAGATAAGGGATCAGGAGGTAAGGACTGAGCATGAGATCTCCGTGGGTGGGAGGACTGTCAGAGTATCCGTCGATAATAAGATAGAGTACTTCAGGGGCAGTTATGGGAAGGACGGTATCTTAACTCAAGCCAATGGGACTTTGGTGACGAGGGTCATCTATATAACCCAGAGGAATTACTACTTGAGTGATCCCGTGAGATATGAATTTCTTGTGAACTCGATGGACGTTAACGTTGGGCTCATCTCAAGGTATACGGGCCTCCTCTCACTCCTCATAGCTGCTATAGCTCAGGTCACATTCTTAACGAGGGATTGGGAGTTCTCGATAGTAGCTGAAGAATGA
- a CDS encoding NTP transferase domain-containing protein, which translates to MAYMHEATLLILAGGRGERFGGSKALYEVRGRPLLSYLVERVSSLSRRLIISVKSDPEIYSKLFPDAEIVVDEHEIYAPIVGLMSSLTEVKTDYVAVLPCDSPLVDPELIILLLRRARGRGRPHLGGWEDRAPISGL; encoded by the coding sequence ATGGCTTATATGCATGAAGCGACCTTACTGATATTGGCTGGAGGGAGGGGTGAGAGGTTCGGTGGGAGCAAGGCCCTCTATGAGGTCAGAGGGAGGCCCCTGCTCTCCTATTTAGTTGAGAGGGTCTCTAGTTTATCAAGGAGATTGATAATATCCGTCAAATCGGATCCTGAGATTTACTCCAAATTGTTTCCAGATGCTGAGATAGTAGTGGATGAGCACGAAATTTATGCACCGATCGTCGGTTTGATGAGCTCTCTAACTGAGGTGAAGACTGATTACGTAGCTGTGCTGCCCTGCGATTCCCCTTTAGTGGACCCCGAGCTCATAATATTGCTCCTCAGGAGGGCTAGGGGGAGGGGCCGTCCCCATTTGGGAGGATGGGAGGATAGAGCCCCTATTAGCGGTTTATAA
- a CDS encoding aldo/keto reductase: MIVDLDDRKELGRTGERVAAIGIGTWGIRDKESARKALRRAIELGLNQIDTAEMYSTEGLVGEVVREFGRDEVFVTTKLLPKHFKSEDSVIKAARESLRRLGLDKADLILIHWPNEGVSIKEQIRYLERVAEVGICRHIGVSNFDVRELEEAISSTRRFEIVVNQVKYSPIDRRVEKDLLPFCIEHGITIQAYTPLEGGNVTKSKILRDLAVKYGKTPVQIALNYLISHERVTAIPKTERVERVEEFRGALGWRLEVEDLLAIHRGARVPSEYLY; this comes from the coding sequence ATGATCGTGGATCTCGATGATAGGAAGGAGCTCGGGAGGACGGGAGAGAGAGTAGCGGCAATAGGGATCGGTACCTGGGGGATCAGGGATAAAGAAAGCGCTAGGAAGGCCCTTAGAAGGGCTATAGAGCTGGGATTGAATCAGATCGATACGGCGGAGATGTACTCAACGGAGGGGCTCGTCGGGGAAGTGGTCAGGGAGTTCGGCAGGGATGAAGTTTTCGTGACGACTAAGCTGCTGCCCAAGCACTTCAAGAGTGAGGATAGTGTTATAAAAGCGGCTAGAGAGAGTTTGAGGAGGCTCGGTTTAGATAAAGCGGATCTCATCCTGATACATTGGCCTAACGAGGGAGTTAGCATAAAGGAGCAGATTAGATACTTGGAGAGAGTGGCTGAGGTGGGGATCTGCAGGCACATAGGGGTGAGCAATTTCGACGTTAGAGAGCTGGAGGAGGCGATATCATCCACCAGAAGGTTTGAAATAGTCGTGAATCAGGTCAAGTACAGTCCAATTGATAGGAGAGTTGAGAAGGATCTCCTCCCATTCTGCATAGAGCACGGGATAACTATACAAGCTTACACACCGCTTGAGGGAGGGAATGTAACTAAGAGTAAGATTTTGAGGGATTTAGCCGTGAAATATGGGAAGACTCCCGTCCAGATAGCTCTGAACTATTTAATATCTCATGAGAGAGTCACAGCCATCCCTAAGACGGAGAGAGTGGAGAGGGTCGAGGAGTTCAGGGGAGCTCTTGGGTGGAGGCTCGAGGTAGAGGATCTCCTAGCAATTCATCGAGGAGCTCGAGTTCCCTCCGAGTATTTATATTGA
- a CDS encoding OsmC family protein: protein MMSTEYKDIEIRASGRRVSPTMSEVRCGDFELSIDKLGGEAPSPLDLMLASLIGCFNITATLVAEDMGIEIEDAAFEAIGIFNPSVFYGKEGQRAGYKEIKLLFRVKSDADDEKLKEFIRRVEERCPVSDNIVNITPLTVKVERI from the coding sequence ATGATGAGTACGGAGTACAAGGATATCGAGATAAGGGCCTCCGGAAGGAGAGTATCCCCTACCATGAGTGAAGTTAGATGTGGGGACTTCGAGCTATCAATTGATAAGCTCGGTGGAGAGGCTCCCAGCCCGCTCGATCTGATGCTCGCTTCACTGATAGGCTGCTTTAACATAACAGCTACACTAGTAGCTGAAGATATGGGGATAGAGATAGAGGATGCCGCTTTCGAAGCGATCGGCATATTCAATCCATCCGTCTTCTACGGCAAGGAGGGGCAGAGAGCTGGATATAAGGAGATAAAACTATTATTCCGCGTTAAGAGCGATGCCGATGATGAGAAGCTGAAGGAGTTCATCAGGAGAGTTGAGGAGAGGTGCCCTGTGAGCGATAACATAGTTAATATCACTCCATTGACCGTGAAGGTTGAGAGGATCTGA
- a CDS encoding DUF2099 family protein, whose translation MHELLCRGARVLVRGCEVEVLTDPAVSSCPYVRAVYKIENIDREAVKRILEDKIREFGFFCPHRSLESDIVVPFGSSEMISSVMGDLIDCAVVVCDGAGSVITRNPKLVQGIGARMNGLLKTVPIPEVIERIREMGGVTLEDPRIDQVAAVRKAIEMGFKRIAVTVIGPMARDIEELRDMESAESVKLAIFSTCNTLVREEDVPYLEKADIVCASASRIVMERIGPRALIQLGVHIPVFVLTSFGKAIALRYLEGMKSPILISRSRLPFLREDALPKLRGT comes from the coding sequence ATGCATGAGCTACTATGCAGGGGGGCCAGGGTATTAGTTAGGGGGTGCGAGGTCGAGGTGCTCACTGACCCGGCTGTCTCCAGCTGCCCTTACGTCAGGGCAGTCTATAAGATCGAGAATATAGATAGGGAGGCAGTGAAGAGGATTCTGGAGGATAAGATAAGGGAATTTGGGTTCTTCTGTCCCCATAGATCCCTTGAAAGTGATATAGTTGTCCCATTCGGGAGTTCGGAGATGATAAGCTCTGTGATGGGGGATCTGATAGATTGCGCAGTTGTAGTGTGCGATGGTGCGGGCTCAGTCATAACCCGGAACCCGAAGCTCGTGCAGGGGATCGGAGCTAGGATGAACGGGCTCCTCAAGACAGTTCCTATCCCGGAGGTAATAGAGAGGATAAGGGAGATGGGAGGGGTCACGCTCGAGGATCCTAGGATAGATCAAGTAGCCGCTGTCAGGAAGGCTATCGAGATGGGGTTCAAGAGGATAGCTGTCACTGTGATAGGGCCCATGGCCCGAGATATAGAGGAGCTCAGGGATATGGAATCAGCTGAGTCAGTGAAATTGGCCATATTTTCAACTTGCAATACGTTAGTTAGAGAGGAGGATGTCCCTTACCTCGAGAAAGCAGATATAGTTTGCGCTAGTGCATCTAGGATCGTGATGGAGAGGATAGGGCCTAGAGCACTCATCCAGCTCGGGGTACATATACCGGTATTCGTCCTCACGAGCTTCGGTAAGGCCATAGCTTTAAGGTATCTGGAGGGGATGAAATCTCCCATCTTGATATCGAGATCTAGACTGCCATTCTTGAGGGAGGATGCCCTTCCGAAGCTGAGGGGCACTTAA